The sequence acgtttctgatattcccgattctcgcgcaatttgtctgctactgatatgcggattagccgcgacagcaactaaaacacctacttgggcatcatcatttgttgcagttcgtggttgacgtttcacatgtggctgaacacttcctgtttccttaaataacgtaactatccggcgaacgttccgaacacttggatgatgtcgtccaggataccgagcagcatacatagcacacgcccgttgggcattttgttcacaatagccatacatcgatatcgaccttatccgcaattggtaaacggcccattttaacactggtaatgtatgacgaagcatataccgtccgcactggcgggatgttacgtgatatcacgtacttaaacgtttgtgactattacagcgccatctatcacaaagccaaaaaagtggtccaaatcaaacattcatatttcttcacgtactacacgaatatgtaataaaaatggaggttcctatataaaaagcgcagttgatatccgtttgacgtatggcagtgccatctagcgggccaaccatagcgccatctggtttccctcttccagctagacgagtttcgttctgtgtagttctttcgtttgatgcttatttcgtaagacatttggcccggtcagttTCAATGGACCCTGTATATTAATTTATTACGTCACTGTGTTCCACGCCCGTACCTCATAGCGTCTggtcttttgtttcatttttctgacgtcatatctactgaaccATGTGTCGTAGAATGACATAAAtttttaggtacattcagcggcatgagTGGACACTGTCGGCAACATGTGTTGCGACTGGAATTGGtaataacgaagtaataaatttcaatGTCATGCACTATGTGGCGGTTTGTCGgtgtatgacatcatatctcctcaaATATGTGTCGTAAAATGGTGTAGTattacaggtacattcagtgatacatgTGCATATAACCTGCAAAATGTTTCGAGGAGCCAGTTGTTAGTTAAAAAGTAGTAAATGCCTGATACGACATTTTTACTGCACGAAGAGCGGAAAAGTAGTGAGGCATAAAAGGTTTTGCTTTTATCTTTTGCACTCGTCAGCGAGGAAAAGATTTcgtagtttgaaattatgtgtaaagtctgttgcaaGTCGCTAcgtgctctcattcacaaatactgaGTGAATAATATCTGAAACAAAGCAGCTTTCTCTCTGACAATCTTGATGGTGTACCAGATTAAAAGGAAAGTGAGATGTTTTAACTGATCTGTATTGCCTTACATCCAGTGATGATGGTCTATGACCGACCCAGTGGATGAGATATGGGTCAAATAAAGCAGTTGATGATAAAAATGCATTTTCTCAAGTATTCAACTATTGTTGTGCAGTCTTCTTTGAACAGACCTTCAATTCTTTAATCTTGCATCACAGATACCAATCACCAGTGGATTACTGACAACTGGAGGAAAACCATGTACCGTTTGAATTAATTATCTTAATTACTTATACGTGATTGAGTCGACATCTCCGGAAATACCAGTGCAGCAACTTATCTCGCTCGATAAAACAGAACCATTAACTTTTGCTCAATGAGCGAGAATTCCCGAAGTCTGATAAGAGACTACCAATTACTTATGACTGTGCACGTGTTACAGTATATATAGGGTGCGACCCCAGCAGCCTGCAGCCACCGCCTCCAGAATGCAGCGCCTCGCCCTCTTGTTCGTGTGTCTGCTCGGCTCTGCCGTAGCCTTGCCGGCCCGCACCAGGCTGTGGAGCAGGGGCAACAGCCGCATCATCGGAGGAAGCAACGCCAACATCGCCAACTACCCGTGGCAGCTGTCCTTCCAGTATGGCGGTTCGCACATCTGCGGAGCCTCCATCATCAGCTCCACGTGGGCGCTGACGGCCGCTCACTGTGTGGACGGCATGAGCCTCCTGCTGATGACTTTCAGAGCCGGGTCGTCTATTCGTGGAAGCGGTGGCACCGTACTGAGGGCCTCCTCTGGCTACATGCACGCATCGTACGACAGCGACACGGTGGACTACGACGTTGCCGTCGTTCAGGTGAGCAACTCGCTAAGGCCTTGAACTTAAGGCCTATTTTTACGTCATGTCCCATATaattaggaaaaaaaaagtttgaagtgTGCAAGGTAAAACCGTTCTGAAGCACAAGGTGATCAAAACACCACGTTAGAATATTGTCAATATCTGTTTTGATGGAATATGCCTTACCATtcttactggactcgcatttgggaggatgacggttcaatcctgcgtccggccatcctgatttaggtttcccgtgatttccctaaatcactccaggcaactccgggatggttcctctgaaagggcacggccgacgtccttccctaatccgatgagaccgatgacctcgctgtctggtctcctcccccacacaaCCCCAACCCTTACTATTCTTCTGATTTAGGGAGAGATGACGAAGTCAGTTGTAAAGGGACGTGCAGTTTTACTGCAGAGTTGAAATCAGCAGGCACTTTATGTTTTTCACATGTATGAACAACTTCAAAGACGTGTGTTACGCTATATTAAACAATACTCTACGAAACATTGTATCCATAACGTACTTGCACGATCATGAAATAGCACGAACGTTGGTAACACATAAATGTGCTATGCTTACAGTTGGAAGGTGACTGTGTTGTTTGTAACACTAGTGGCAGTATAAAACATCTATTTTAAGACTGTTTCCCttcttaaagcttttaaaacgCTACAGAATGTCTTCTTTAAGGAGTTCTGCAGATTGGGATGACCAGTTTTGTGTGCGTCTGTGATACAGTGACATACATAATTaaggataaaaattgtaaaaagcatTCAGGAATAATGAGACCGCAAAATTTTAAGGACTGATACACTATACACTACAACTATGCACCCAGTGCATGATTCGGATTCTACAATAGTGCATCACCTTACATGTCATTGACTTGACTGTCCTAGAAGCCAATAGTTCAACATATAGTGAACCAAATTCAGACAGACACGAAGAAAGTGTGATAGAATAGCTTACTTTCAGAATGCACTTAGTTTGCTGGATAGCGCGGATAGCATTTCCAAGAAAATTTAATGGCTGTGGTGATTTCTACAGGTAACTGATATCCTTGGATTATTCCAGGAAAATGTTGAGATCATAGACACTTTCGGTGGAGAATAGCAACTCAGACACAATAGTTTACCAGTAACTGATTAAACGTGAATTGGACGTGCTGTGAAGGGAATGAGTCGTTTCATTCTAATGCCAAACACTACTGcataacagtaaatgtaaataacAAGTGCAATTGTAAGCAGTCAAGGCAAATAATTCATTTACATTACGATGTACAATATGCTCAAATCAGGAGTATTTCCCTGTTGTGACCTATTTGACaataattttccattatttgggaAACATATCATATACGGCTTACTGAAAAAATTGAAGAATTGAGAGGCACACTGCTAGGACAATACCACTGTAGCCCGTAATAGATATTAATGTAAATGAAAATTAGTTGAAGAAGCAAAACTATATTAGATGATGGAATTCTATAGGCTCAACTATAATACAATGACTTTAGAGACTTTAGACACGTCAATCGGCTGCCTATATCGTTACTATCAGACAGAGATCATAGGCTATCAGCATCGCATTTCCGGTGTTTCTAGACAGACCCTACATTATCATTCCAGCTGTGAATGAAATAAGCATGCAGTGGATAATTCTATATTAAGATCCTGTACCATGCTCAGAATTATATCGGTGCCCTTCAGACACAAATAAGAATTGCTTCCTCTCCTGTTCTAGGTGTCTGGATCTCTGCTCGGTACGAACGCCCAGGCCGTCAGCCTCCCGTCCGACGGCTACGACCCCGCCGGAGGCCTGGCCGTGACCGTCACTGGCTGGGGATCCACGTACACGAACGGCCCGGCCCCGAGCAACCTGCAGAAGCTGGACATCAGCATCGTGGCGCGCTCCACCTGCCAGAGCATCTTCGCCAACGTGAACACCGTGACGGCCCGCATGGTGTGCGCCGGCAGCGCGGGCCAGAGCGTGTGCAGCGGAGACTCGGGCGGCCCCCTGGTCAGCGGCAGCACGCAGGTGGGCATCGTCTCCTGGGGGGTCAGCCCCTGCGAGGCCAGCCCCGGCGTCTACGCCAACGTCGGGAACCTGCGCTCCTGGATCCGCTCTGCAGCAGGTGTCTAAGGCCTTCTGGGTCACAGCTGCTCACTACAATGTGCATTTGCACGTTTTGACAAGAATGTTCCTGTTGTATACAAGACGAattttcacaaataaatgactATACCAATTATCGACTTTTTGTTATTAGCGGAGATACAGTAGAGAATCCTATGAATCCTTAGTGAACATAAACTTTATAACTGATTATCACAACTAAAGTACATggaaaaaactaaaactaaattttTTACTTGTGCGAGTCAAGTCTATAGACGAAATCTACAGAACACACAGTCGAGGCTCAGTGAGGGAACACATTCACGCGTCAGCTGGGTCCAACTCATTTAAGGTTTCAAGGAGTAATACAGACCAACAGAAAAGAGTCACAGCACCAAGAAGGGGTTGTGTGACAAAGGAACGTTGGTAGACTTGTTTCtggatctgaaagatgatgtctaatgCACCACTCGCCTAAGtatggtgctagtagcgccactatgatggTGCAAATcaagtttcctttaaatacacactgtgacGGTCGTAAGCTttagttaactttgagattggacgGGGTGATTTGATGTTAATCAATAATGTCTTGAAGGCGTCAAAGACACAATtaacagcacctcactgagtttgatcaAGCCGTGCAATAGGGCTTCGAGAGATAGAGCAGCATGTTcattccgcgatactgcagaaagacttggtaggaatataGTCACTGTACCTGATCACTGGCGGCGAATGTaccagaatgtacggtcgcaagagcgCCAGACAGTGGAAGatcacgtggcactacagagagagAAGACCTGAATCCAGGATGTCATAAACGGGCTCTCCGTTGAGACGAGCAGAAAAACATGGAGGAGCAGGTCTATCAAAGCCACAAATGTATGCCCAACAAGCAGGAGTCTTATTGACAAGAGTCTTACCCCACGCTCTGTGGCATCAGCTGTTAGGCCTTTGCCCACGTCTAACTGGTCACTCATGTCCCACGCCAAAAACAACGTTCACTAACTACTGACTTGCAGGGTGACTGATGACAATTATTCTCTGAAATTAAACTAAGAGATTGAAAGCCTCTGCCTTGTTCCTGTCGCTCATCCACAAATTTAAGTGCATCATTCGAATCGAGTAATTCATTCAACTAGGAAAAAGTAGGAGGTCTGTGATCAGATACAAAATGCGAAGGATCCTTTGGTCTCATGCATTCCAAAATATTCGAGAGATTATCTCGCTCGGTAGAATTCGTGTTCAAGACGGAGGCAGCCATACGAACCTGCTCAATATACTCTTAACGTCTCATTAGACGTTTGCGCTTGCCAAAAGTATGCAATCTCAGGCTCTTTATGAATGGCTGATGATAAATTTCTTTCTGTTATCCGAGGTCTGAGTTTGCGCAAAGTACACTGATTTCGATGTATGTCCGACAACAAATCGCTCAACAATCCTTTTCACAAAGAATAGAGCAAAGAAAGTACCGTTGAATGCAAAACTTGCAAAGAATCGGCATGAAGCTCAAAGCGGACGTGTAACCACGACACCTGACGAACTTTATTTAACTTATCAACAAACAACTCAGAAACCCTGATAAACAAACACATAATCAGATTGAGCAACTTTGCAAAGGAATCAGATACCGACATAGCAGTGGCTTGCGTCTCCACAAACCTCAAACCCTGTGACTGACTAACAGCTAAATTACCTTCTCCCATACGACCGAATTCACTACCCAAAGCCAAAAAACCACTACTGTTCTATAAATCTTTCGCCCTAACAATAAAATGTCCAGCGGTCTCCTTTTGCTGATCAGTAAACTCAAGATAATTTAATTTAGTAAGTCAGTTACTCCAATGGAACAAATGCGCTGGTAGTCTACAGATTTTCTTCCACGCTGGTTGATTCCCTCCAAAAATTGAGTATTGACAGAAAGTTCCTCAAAGGCTACAGAAGCAGTAGTAGTAGCAACACCTACCTCACCGACAGTATCGGGGGAAATGTGAAGAGGATCTTTCAGTGCCGTGCACAATTTGTCTCCAAGTTCTACGACACCACTACGAATAGAACTGCTCTTAATCCTGACAACATATTCGAGGCGATCCCTTTTGAGGTAAGATAAGCCCATCCAACCTACGGACTCCAAAGCAGTATAATTCTTTGGAAGAGTGTaaataattttcaaatggaaaataATACAGAAGTGGTAGAAATTCTCCCTCCCACTCCCTCCGCCCTCTAAGCGAAAGAAAGTAACCACACTCTGTCTTTGAAAGGATCATCTGCAGTTGCGATTACTAAATCACAAGTCCGAACATCCAATCTTCAGAGCAGACCAACCATGAAAGTTAAGAGGCAATAGTTGCGATACAGCAAGATTTGTTTTTTACGTGCATGTAATAAATACAATATGGAAGTGAGCGCAAGGTAATAAGAAAAACATCTCAAAGATTGACCACCACAGGAAGGAAGCTCAGAGTTTCCAAATGTTAGCGCAATAAGTACAGGTTGAAATAGTGTCATCTAGAAGCCTGAGGGTTAATAATTAAAAGAGTAAAGTTATCAGTATCAGGAGAGACCTAAAATATTTGAGGTACAACATTAACCATAAGAGTTTGTAAATTTGAGCATATGCTAAACAAAGTTAAGAAATAAACTGCTAGCGCAAACAGTTCCACTAAGGTAATGTCAGGCAGTCAAAAGCACCCAAAAAACGCCATGCTGGTGCATAACAGCAACAATTCTCCACAGCCAAGCGCCGCACCAAACAGCGGACATGCAActcacaaatctaaaagctgttaaCAAACGCGGCTCAGGTGAAATATGAACTAAAGGAAACAAGCTAAGAAAATGCAATTCGTCCACTCCTATGTAAGGTTATGGCCTAAATCCTTCAACTATGTCATAATAATCAgaaagtaacgttacagaaaactgcACAGAACAAACATCGTTTAATAACATAAAACGGTAAAATGTTAGTGTAATAATCTTCTCACCTAAAATATCTTAACTGAATAGGGTGAAATCATGAAGCTCAGAAACTTACAGTCAATAAGTCACCTAGGCTACACAAGCAGAGACTTGTTTGCATCAAACTGAAATTTCTATGCGAAACAGAAGCTTACTTCTAGCATTTACCAGTAATGCACTCCTCCAACGATCTCAGTTTTCGATACGATCTAAGACCAATTCCAGAAGCATACATTACTTCGACAAATTTCcttaaaataatgaaaagagtAAGCAATAAAGCCAAGAAAGAGCCACAAGGCATTAAAAACAACCACTTAATTAAAACAGATTTACCGCAGAGCTTACGAACAAATTATGAGCACCAAATACCCAATTTCTTTAAACGCTAGGGTAACGCCCTAATGGCTCACAAGAAACTTACATTGGTTTGAAAGCCACCATATTTAAGCTACCAGACAGCTTGTGACGTAAACCAGTGAATATCACAACAACCGATTTGACAGGTGACAAAATGAACCCATTCCTGAACTCCCATATGGCTAACATATCACATGCGTCGGCGTGTCACCCAAAGGCACGACGAGTGAGCGTATATACAGACATCGTCCGCATACTGAAGAACTTTGATGGTGTGGCTGCTGAACAGTCTCTAGGTCGGCAACATatagggagtttttttttttttttggtcatcagtctactgactggtttgatgcggcccgccacgaattcctttcctgtgctaacctcttcatctcagagtagcacttgcaacctacgtcctcaattatttgcttgacgtattccaatctctgtcttcctttacagtttttgccctctacagctccctctagtaccatggaagtcattccctgtcattccctcatgtcttagcagatgttgtagtgtaacgacgtaagtttcttataaatgattttctttcgacatatgaccatcTGTAGACtccgtcacctacgtcagttacaacccacttcaaaattatttatattctttttaaattgtctcagaatgattCTTGAACGAAGCTGTGAAACATCATctgagtcgtatgcacagaatcacgtcactcgggccaattggtttgcgtaaactttttcaattttagatgtcgtttgtttctcctcagaaattacactcctggaaatggaaaaatgaacacattgaaaccggtgtgtcagacccaccatacttgctccggacactgcgagagggctgtacaagcaatgatcacacgcacggcacggcggacacaccaggaaccgctgtgttggccgtcgaatggcgctagctgcgcagcatttgtgcaccgccgccgtcagtgtcagccagtttgccgtggcatacggagctccatcgcagtctttaacactggtagcatgccgcgacagcgtggacgtgaaccgtatgtgcagttgacggactttgagcgagggcgtatagtgggcatgcgggaggtcgggtggacgtaccgccgaattgctcaacacgtggggcgtgaggtctccacagtacatcgatgttgtcgccagtggtcggcggaaggtgcacgtgcccgtcgacctgggaccggaccgcagcgacgcacggatgcacgccaagaccgtaggatcctacgcagtgccgtaggggaccgcaccgccacttcccagcaaattagggacactgttgctcctggggtatcggcgaggaccattcgcaaccgtctccatgaagctaggctacggtcccgcacaccgttaggccgtcttccgctcacgccccaacatcgtgcagcccgcctccagtggtgtcgcgacaggcgtgaatggagggacaaatggagacgtgtcgtcttcagcgatgagagtcgcttctgccttggtgccaatgatggtcgtatgcgtgtttggcgccgtgcaggtgagcgccacaatcaggactgcatacgaccgaggcacacagggccaacacccggcatcatggtgtggggagcgatctcctacactggccgtacaccactggtgatcgtcgaggggacactgaatagtgcacggtacatccaaaccgtcatcgaacccatcgttctaccattcctagaccggcaagggaacttgctgttccaacaggacaatgcacgtccgcatgtatcccgtgccacccaacgtgctctagaaggtgtaagtcaactaccctggccagcaagatctccggatctgtcccccactgagcatgtttgggactggatgaagcgtcgtcttacgcggtctgcacgtccagcacgaacgctggtccaactgaggcgccaggtggaaatggcatggcaagccattccacaggactacatccagcatctctacgatcgtctccatgggagaatagcagcctgcattgctgcgaaaggtggatatacactgtactagtgccgacattgtgcatgctctgttgcctgtgtctatgtgcctgtggttctgtcagtgtgatcatgtgatgtatctgaccccaggaatgtgtcaataaagtttccccttcctgggacaatgaattcacggtgttcttatttccatttccaggagtgtatattgatacacgttatctgatttaatcgatattagaaccacattgaataaactttttgagattcaaagtcgcgatgaacgctgtgaAAATTCAATAAtcctgtcaaatatattattaattcattcacataattgttcataaacaaatcctcagaacacgtatttcaactttagtagcatccactagtttattatcttcctacatacagacgtgaacctgagccttgacgagacaaaactaacattttcaataagattaaacttcctatgatatcattgttgtacaaaacattacaaattctcatttatttgatttttagaagcacgacgcaacaacttggtttcaggatcttctgttgctctttggctgtcgacccgcgacgtgtagtggccagcaattttctctctggtcccagcagcgaagatgctgtctccgttcgttgcgccgccctctccgtacatgaaacataaaaaaaaatacaaaaacttcagacaattcacaaccattacaaatattacaaaaatacataaacaaactaaattaaacttatattcacctgcaaactgggctgacactggtggatgggtcacgcttcaatttcgtcccactacataccccacccacaagctcagtttgtcaggttttaaccgaaaataatactttttctatatacaatatttaactgttaatacattttcctcacattttacgtactctagagtccttgctcttagatagatttaatccttttactacgatattgttgtgactatttgtcatttactcttaattgtgctattatggcaattcataaccgaatatatggagattactccttttcatttaatatttgctagtaaataataatttagtacgttctttaacgtgttacattaggacagagcgttcaaattgtgatagattagtttcagttttattcatttactagggttattctttccaaaaatatatattactagtaagtttctcacaataactaatagtactatttactttacgtcattcttttccctaatgccctatttatgcctgaggtcaagaagaaatcaagcaaacctttctttagaatctcggcacagcTTTCTTCACCTTcagacactttgttgggtaatggcaatttatttaggagaaacaagcgagagagccccgtttggtgtgttctattttaacactattacaaatctctattaaaggcactctgctatgttctcgtgagccatatagctctgcgcccatggtccctaaaattattaaccatcccctttggttcctactatccgagtaaatataaaatatacaaaattccttctgacctaataacaaaatttcttccatataaatccccttttattTATCTTTCTCttgttgaagtaccggtagattattgtagaacacttgtttaaacttcctgtcatttctttaaaataacacgtaactatcacgaaaaacttcacatgaataaactatgaacgcgcatccgtatgtaacatatactaaatattaacttatttaggcatgaagggtttcatttgatcgacactatataatcctttaattacacctgatgaaggttccataagaagtaacgctttgggatgtacaatcttatgtacaacatatggaccttcaaacataaagaagaattttctacattccttattgatcttcgaacttttaggatgagatcgtactaacacaagagcTCCTACCTGAAACAAGGGTTCTATAGTATGTTGACtacaacttttaattctccgttcagcattttttaacaatctgttcacgatttttttttcgtttggatagacaattcgtagaataacatttttctttcctttatataatacggtaacctactaattgtGACTCGTATTAGATGTCTTTcagtaattggttcttcaattaatttagcacggtttaaatgctattcgaaataattcctataacctccccactgtttagaatatggaggagggtctagcaactctaaagttaagtgttgttgttttcctcttgaccaataattttctttaaactgcttaacaaaatcatcccagtccctaaattcagttctatgcagtactgcccattccgcagcttctgcttctaaatgtcctattacaaactgaatccgtttttcattactccatttaggagataatgacgtttcaaaagcttttataaagattatagg comes from Schistocerca piceifrons isolate TAMUIC-IGC-003096 chromosome 8, iqSchPice1.1, whole genome shotgun sequence and encodes:
- the LOC124712297 gene encoding trypsin delta-like, translating into MNTHHRGHISQSGTGAATVEITAVEPFVAAGTAFVDGVGADAAVWVDVVDPVVGGAVGEAVIYRVRPQQPAATASRMQRLALLFVCLLGSAVALPARTRLWSRGNSRIIGGSNANIANYPWQLSFQYGGSHICGASIISSTWALTAAHCVDGMSLLLMTFRAGSSIRGSGGTVLRASSGYMHASYDSDTVDYDVAVVQVSGSLLGTNAQAVSLPSDGYDPAGGLAVTVTGWGSTYTNGPAPSNLQKLDISIVARSTCQSIFANVNTVTARMVCAGSAGQSVCSGDSGGPLVSGSTQVGIVSWGVSPCEASPGVYANVGNLRSWIRSAAGV